A stretch of the Photobacterium toruni genome encodes the following:
- the dnaJ gene encoding molecular chaperone DnaJ, translating into MSKRDLYEVLSVARDASERDIKKAYKRLAMKFHPDRNQGDAESAEKFKEVKYAYEILTDDQKRAAYDQYGHAAFEQGGMGGGGGGFGGGADFSDIFGDVFGDIFGGGGGRRQQRAQRGSDLRYNMELTLEEAVRGCSKEIRVPTLVSCDCCDGSGAKKGSSATTCSTCHGAGQVQMRQGFFAVQQACPHCHGRGQIIKDPCSKCHGEGRVEETKTLSVKIPAGVDTGDRIRLSGEGEAGEQGAPAGDLYVQVHVKEHHIFQREGNNLHCEVPVSFTMAALGGEVEVPTLDGRVSLKVPAEMQTGRMFRMRGKGVDSVRGGLRGDLICKLVVETPVHLSKRQKELLQELEETFDGKDASKHKPKSEGFFNGVKKFFDDLTN; encoded by the coding sequence ATGTCGAAACGTGATTTATACGAAGTGTTAAGTGTGGCCCGTGACGCAAGTGAGCGTGACATCAAAAAGGCTTATAAGCGCTTAGCAATGAAGTTCCACCCCGACCGTAACCAGGGTGATGCGGAATCTGCTGAGAAATTCAAAGAAGTGAAATACGCTTATGAAATTCTAACAGACGACCAAAAACGCGCTGCTTACGATCAATACGGCCATGCAGCCTTTGAACAAGGTGGTATGGGCGGTGGCGGCGGCGGCTTCGGCGGCGGTGCAGATTTCAGTGACATCTTTGGTGATGTGTTTGGTGATATCTTTGGTGGTGGCGGTGGCCGTCGTCAACAACGCGCACAGCGCGGTTCAGATCTTCGCTACAACATGGAACTAACGTTGGAAGAAGCTGTTCGCGGTTGTTCGAAAGAAATCCGTGTACCAACATTGGTTAGTTGTGATTGCTGTGACGGTTCAGGCGCTAAAAAAGGTTCATCTGCAACAACATGTAGTACCTGTCATGGTGCTGGACAAGTGCAGATGCGTCAGGGATTCTTTGCGGTTCAACAAGCTTGTCCACACTGTCATGGTCGTGGTCAAATTATCAAAGATCCATGCAGTAAGTGTCATGGCGAAGGCCGTGTAGAAGAAACTAAAACGCTCTCAGTTAAAATTCCTGCGGGTGTTGATACTGGCGATCGTATTCGCTTAAGTGGCGAAGGCGAAGCTGGAGAACAAGGCGCACCAGCGGGTGACTTGTATGTTCAAGTACATGTTAAAGAACACCACATTTTCCAGCGCGAAGGTAATAATCTACATTGTGAAGTGCCAGTAAGTTTCACTATGGCTGCATTAGGTGGTGAAGTTGAAGTACCAACCCTTGATGGCCGTGTAAGCTTAAAAGTACCAGCTGAAATGCAAACGGGCCGTATGTTCCGTATGCGTGGTAAAGGTGTTGATTCTGTTCGTGGTGGTTTACGCGGTGATCTTATCTGTAAATTGGTGGTTGAAACACCTGTACATTTAAGCAAGCGTCAAAAAGAATTACTGCAAGAACTAGAAGAAACGTTTGATGGTAAAGATGCAAGCAAGCACAAGCCAAAGTCAGAAGGCTTCTTTAACGGTGTAAAAAAGTTT